CTCCGTGTCATCCCAGCGGGCATAAAGATAGCCGTCCCAGGACAGGCGGTCCGCCGTTGAGGCGAAATCCAGTTCGTGCAGGTCCGCGTTGCTGTAGGCTCCGGCCATGCCGATGCGTAGCCCCGAGGTGGTCTGCTGTTCGATGCCCATCATCAGACCATTGGTCTTGGCGCGAAACGCCGGGCTTTGCGCGCGATCGTCATAGCGGGCGTTATCCGCAACAACGCGTAGCCAGACATGTCGCTGCAGTTGCGGGTTCAGCTCAGAATCGATTTGTTGAGCAAGTAGAGCGCTGTGTTGATGAATTGCATCCAGAGACGCACTGGTCACCGAATTATGGAATCGCGGCATCAGATCATTCAGTGCGCCGTGCAAGGCTGGCAGGGTCATGCCGTCTATGGTGTTAAGGATTGCAGCCGTATCACCTGTCGCAGTTGGCCGGAGGGTGTCCAAAGTTTGGCTAAGGCTCACCTGATCAGCTGTTGCCGCGAGAGAAGCGTAGCTGTTTCGGTCAATATCCAGCGTGAGGCTGTTGATCGCTGTGTCGTCAAAAGCCACAGAGAACACGGCCGGACTGAAGAGGTCATCGAATTCCCCCTGCAGCACATTGGCCTCAAGAATGGTGTAGTTGCCGCTGGTCAGATAGCCGTCAGGAATCACTATCAGGCTGCCACCTTGGATAACGGCCGTGCCGGACACCTGGAGCAGGTCCGCTGTACCCCCTCCGGCTTCGATTTCCAGCACAGAACCTGCCAACTGCATGTAGTCACCGTCAATCGACAGGGTGCCAATGGAATTCCCCGGTGCGACGGTTCCGTAATTGATGACAGGACCATGAATGGTACCAGTGCCTTTCAGGGTTGCCGGGTTATGAATGGTCAGTGAGGAGAATTGAGCATCGCCATTCAGGCTGAGTTCTCCGGTGCCAAGATGACCGATCCAAGCGCCGATGATGTCATCATCGAAGCGGAAACTGAAGTCAGAGTCTAGAGCGACAGGTCCAGCGGTATCGGAATCCCATAAGCAGCCAAAGGTCACTCTGGAACCCACCGTAGTAATGATATCTCCGTGAATCTGGCAATCACTCAGGATAGAGAGCCTGTTGGCATAAGGGGAGTACACGGCAGTCTCTGCTTGTATGGTGGCTCCGGAGAGGATAAGCGTATTGTATGAGTACCATGGAACGAGATAGATGCCGACGGAGTCTTCTCCTGACGCCATTACGTTGCCGGAAACCTGAATGCGGTTCTGCCCCCCTGCCGCATAAAGAGCAGTAGAGCCGTCACCTGTGGCGGTCAGGTTGCCCGTCACCGTAAGTGTATTGTTGTTGCCGACCAGTCGAAGGGTATCGGAAAAATTGCCACGTGATTCCAACACACCGCTTTGGACAATCTCGTTGTTGTCGCCGTTGACGTAGAAGGCATAGCTGTAATCATAGTCAGACAGGAAGTTTTCTGCACTGTCAAGGAGTGTATCCTCACGATAGTAAGTCGGGCCAAAGGAGTTGTAAAAATCCATATTGATCTGCCAACCCAAGTCGCGGAACATGTCCAGAAGCAACGTGTTGGGTGCGCGGGACCTCTCTCCGAGACCCATTTCCCAGCTCATTAATTCTCCCATAGGGCCTGGGTGCACCAAACTGGAGCCCGAATAGAATGCCTCCTCAAACGTTTTGATCGGAACCGGGCCACCGTAAGTGGCATTGGCATAGTCGCCCAGCCACAGCACCGTTCCTTGGGGGCCAATAACGGTCAGGGGATTGGGCGTTCCGAAGGTTCCGTACTCGGCGCGATTGCCATCACTATCTTCCATCAGGCTGTTCCAGCGGGAGACTCCGATGAATCCGCTACTTGGGCTATAACCTGAGGTGATCCCAAAACCGTGAAGAATTTCATGCGTGACGAATGTTCTGAAATCGAGATGATATCCTGGCAGACCATCTCCAAGATGAAAGTCGTATCCAGTATTATACTGGATCACGATATCAGCTGTTCCCTGCGCATTGTCTGTGGGGTCATTATCACGCCATGCCGTTTCTATCGTTGTTTGCATCTCTCCGGTCGTGGTGATAAAAACAGTGCTGGAAGCTCTTCCTCCCACTTGTTCGGGAAGGTCATCGCTCCAGGCCATGGCAATGCGTATCGGACGAGCCGCAGACGTGGGAAATGAAAGATTCAAGACCTCCAAAACACTTACTACCGCAGTCTTTTGCTCCTCAGTCCAGGCCGTGGTTCCT
This is a stretch of genomic DNA from uncultured Desulfuromonas sp.. It encodes these proteins:
- a CDS encoding autotransporter outer membrane beta-barrel domain-containing protein; the protein is MVAFLEISPMKKTFVIISFLIVRLISPAPSHASELLEVGQFQVELVGPGETVLDASGRETTGTTAWTEEQKTAVVSVLEVLNLSFPTSAARPIRIAMAWSDDLPEQVGGRASSTVFITTTGEMQTTIETAWRDNDPTDNAQGTADIVIQYNTGYDFHLGDGLPGYHLDFRTFVTHEILHGFGITSGYSPSSGFIGVSRWNSLMEDSDGNRAEYGTFGTPNPLTVIGPQGTVLWLGDYANATYGGPVPIKTFEEAFYSGSSLVHPGPMGELMSWEMGLGERSRAPNTLLLDMFRDLGWQINMDFYNSFGPTYYREDTLLDSAENFLSDYDYSYAFYVNGDNNEIVQSGVLESRGNFSDTLRLVGNNNTLTVTGNLTATGDGSTALYAAGGQNRIQVSGNVMASGEDSVGIYLVPWYSYNTLILSGATIQAETAVYSPYANRLSILSDCQIHGDIITTVGSRVTFGCLWDSDTAGPVALDSDFSFRFDDDIIGAWIGHLGTGELSLNGDAQFSSLTIHNPATLKGTGTIHGPVINYGTVAPGNSIGTLSIDGDYMQLAGSVLEIEAGGGTADLLQVSGTAVIQGGSLIVIPDGYLTSGNYTILEANVLQGEFDDLFSPAVFSVAFDDTAINSLTLDIDRNSYASLAATADQVSLSQTLDTLRPTATGDTAAILNTIDGMTLPALHGALNDLMPRFHNSVTSASLDAIHQHSALLAQQIDSELNPQLQRHVWLRVVADNARYDDRAQSPAFRAKTNGLMMGIEQQTTSGLRIGMAGAYSNADLHELDFASTADRLSWDGYLYARWDDTEENGGWFAQTILNIGTDRFDTKRAIAFLGRQAESDHDGSHGSLLGHGGYRFTLDSWSIIPSLGFEYLWLQEDSFTEQQAEGASLYASGKDSQRFCSQTGLKIEYDYEYEEMRLVSQLAVLWTHAFDDEAEHTQSQLVESEEHFSLQGRDSAQESVDLGVALRAVFVNGITTRLGYQSTLQNKDGYRSSQINFGLEWAF